A single Staphylococcus muscae DNA region contains:
- the zapA gene encoding cell division protein ZapA yields MGEFKNRINVTINDQHYTIVGEDDPEHIRYVADLVDGKIRELGSRNAGLDSVRKSVLTAVNVMHELVLLEEENARLREEIQRLKHRGK; encoded by the coding sequence ATGGGTGAGTTCAAAAACCGAATCAATGTAACGATAAATGACCAGCACTATACAATTGTTGGTGAAGATGATCCAGAACACATCCGCTATGTTGCGGATCTGGTAGATGGTAAAATCCGAGAGCTGGGTAGTCGCAATGCGGGACTAGACTCAGTGAGAAAGTCAGTTTTAACAGCAGTGAATGTTATGCATGAGTTAGTGTTGTTAGAAGAGGAGAATGCACGTCTTAGAGAAGAAATTCAACGATTAAAACATCGAGGTAAATAA
- the pheT gene encoding phenylalanine--tRNA ligase subunit beta, which yields MLISKEWLQDYVTIDAPIDALAERITRTGIEVDEVIDLTEGIKNLVVGYVESIEKHPDADKLNICQVNIGEEAPVQIVCGAPNVDQGQTVIVAKVGGRLPGGIKIKRAKLRGQVSEGMICSLQEIGLSGNVAPKEYEAGIYNFATAVEPGTNALEALHLEDQLMSFDLTPNRADALSMIGTAYEVGALYNLPVQRPTATPTEQSTQASDELAVTVENEDKVPYYSARIVKNVKIAPSPEWMQARLMKAGIRPINNVVDISNYILLEYGQPLHMFDQEQIGSKEILVRQAQADEKMTTLDDQERILLASDIVITNGQAPIALGGVMGGDFSEVTDKTQNVVVEGAIFDSASIRHTSRRLNLRSEASSRFEKGIATEFVDEAVDRACYLLETLAEGKTLAGRVASGDLGEFVTEINITVDRINQTIGFDLPKAEIVAIFEQLGFETKENGDTLTVRVPSRRRDITIEADLVEEVARIYGYDIIPSSLPVFEEVTSGALTDRQRKTRVVRHTLEGAGLSQAITYSLVDQARATAFTTEQRDTISLLMPMSESYGTLRQSLIPHLIDATQYNVARKNNDIALYEIGNVFFGKEDSAMPDEVEYLSGIMTGEYTANAWQGKKEDVDFYLAKGIVDRVADKLALSFDYEVGQVDGLHPGRTAFVSLNSERIGFIGELHPSVAKEYDLGRTYVFELNYDHIMKQAVGYINYQPIPRFPGVTRDIALVVNSEVQAAELVSTIRENGGKLLQDAKVFDVYEGEHMEAGKKSVAIRLAYLDKEQTLTEEQVTEVHSKILSALEAKGATLRG from the coding sequence ATGTTAATTTCTAAAGAATGGTTACAAGATTATGTGACAATTGATGCACCAATCGATGCATTGGCAGAGAGAATTACACGCACAGGGATTGAAGTCGATGAAGTGATCGATCTAACAGAAGGTATTAAAAACCTTGTTGTCGGTTATGTTGAAAGTATCGAGAAACATCCAGATGCAGATAAATTAAATATTTGCCAAGTGAATATTGGAGAAGAAGCGCCTGTACAAATCGTATGTGGTGCACCAAATGTTGATCAAGGTCAAACAGTTATCGTTGCAAAAGTCGGCGGACGTTTACCAGGTGGTATTAAGATTAAACGTGCCAAACTACGTGGCCAAGTATCAGAAGGTATGATTTGTTCATTACAAGAAATTGGTTTATCAGGTAATGTGGCACCAAAAGAATATGAAGCAGGCATTTATAACTTTGCAACGGCTGTTGAGCCAGGTACAAACGCACTTGAAGCATTGCATTTAGAAGATCAGTTAATGTCATTTGATCTGACGCCGAACCGTGCAGATGCATTAAGTATGATTGGTACAGCCTATGAGGTAGGGGCATTGTATAACTTACCAGTTCAACGTCCAACAGCAACACCAACAGAACAATCAACTCAAGCAAGTGATGAGTTAGCAGTTACAGTTGAAAATGAAGATAAAGTACCATATTACAGTGCGCGTATTGTTAAAAATGTAAAAATTGCACCATCTCCTGAATGGATGCAAGCACGTTTAATGAAAGCTGGCATTCGTCCAATTAACAATGTCGTGGATATTTCAAATTATATCTTATTAGAATATGGTCAACCATTGCATATGTTTGACCAAGAGCAAATCGGTTCAAAAGAAATTTTAGTACGTCAAGCACAAGCGGATGAGAAGATGACGACACTTGACGATCAAGAACGTATATTGCTTGCTTCAGATATCGTCATTACAAATGGACAAGCACCAATTGCATTAGGTGGTGTGATGGGCGGAGACTTCTCTGAGGTCACTGACAAGACACAAAATGTCGTTGTAGAAGGTGCCATTTTTGATTCAGCCTCAATTCGTCATACATCACGTCGTTTGAACCTACGCAGTGAAGCATCAAGTCGCTTTGAAAAAGGGATTGCGACAGAGTTTGTAGATGAAGCTGTGGATCGTGCATGCTATTTATTAGAAACACTTGCAGAAGGTAAAACACTAGCAGGTCGTGTTGCAAGTGGCGACTTAGGTGAATTTGTAACAGAAATCAATATTACAGTAGACCGTATTAACCAAACAATTGGCTTTGACTTACCAAAAGCAGAGATTGTTGCCATCTTTGAACAATTAGGCTTTGAAACAAAAGAAAATGGTGACACATTAACAGTACGTGTACCATCACGCCGTCGAGATATTACGATTGAAGCGGACTTAGTGGAAGAAGTGGCACGTATTTACGGCTATGACATTATTCCTTCTTCGTTACCAGTATTTGAAGAAGTGACAAGTGGTGCGCTTACAGATCGTCAACGTAAAACACGTGTCGTTCGTCATACACTAGAAGGTGCAGGACTTTCGCAAGCAATCACATACTCACTCGTTGATCAAGCGCGTGCAACAGCATTCACAACTGAACAACGTGATACGATTTCATTATTAATGCCAATGAGTGAAAGCTATGGAACATTACGTCAAAGCTTGATTCCACATTTAATTGACGCGACACAATACAACGTTGCTCGTAAAAATAATGATATTGCGCTTTATGAAATTGGTAATGTGTTCTTCGGAAAAGAAGATAGCGCTATGCCTGATGAAGTAGAATATTTAAGTGGTATTATGACAGGTGAATATACGGCGAATGCGTGGCAAGGTAAAAAAGAGGATGTTGATTTCTATCTTGCAAAAGGAATTGTAGATCGTGTTGCCGATAAATTAGCACTTTCATTTGATTATGAAGTAGGGCAAGTAGATGGATTACACCCTGGACGTACAGCTTTTGTTTCATTAAATAGTGAACGTATTGGCTTTATCGGTGAACTACACCCAAGCGTTGCGAAAGAATATGACCTTGGACGTACTTATGTATTTGAATTAAACTATGACCATATCATGAAACAAGCAGTTGGTTATATTAACTATCAGCCAATTCCACGTTTCCCTGGTGTGACACGTGATATCGCTCTCGTAGTAAATTCAGAAGTACAAGCAGCTGAATTAGTTTCCACAATTCGTGAAAATGGTGGTAAATTACTACAAGATGCCAAAGTATTCGATGTGTATGAAGGTGAGCATATGGAAGCAGGCAAAAAATCAGTAGCCATCCGTTTAGCATATTTAGATAAAGAACAAACGTTAACTGAAGAACAAGTTACAGAAGTTCACAGTAAAATCTTATCTGCACTTGAAGCAAAAGGTGCAACATTAAGAGGATAA
- a CDS encoding CvpA family protein: protein MFLLFVCIVSLIFMMVGFYRGFIGSVLHLSSTLFGIWVAKQYYQPFSDYLRLFLPFPKTLAYDAHYVFTLHQPELRFDRVCGFIFILLIVKTMIYMVISSFGVLLTGKRPNIVSRGIGVGISIIAAIILLHFVTYIAVLIPDTQLQTHVAETQMGYWFVMKVPFLSQMTLHL from the coding sequence ATGTTTCTTCTCTTTGTTTGTATTGTGAGTCTGATTTTTATGATGGTCGGCTTTTATCGTGGTTTCATCGGAAGTGTGCTACATCTTAGTAGTACATTATTTGGAATATGGGTTGCCAAGCAGTATTATCAACCATTCAGTGACTATTTGCGCTTGTTTTTACCCTTTCCAAAAACATTGGCATATGATGCACATTACGTCTTTACGCTGCATCAACCAGAATTGCGATTTGATCGTGTATGTGGATTCATTTTTATACTACTCATCGTCAAAACGATGATATATATGGTTATAAGCAGTTTTGGTGTGTTACTCACTGGAAAACGACCGAATATCGTATCACGTGGGATAGGTGTTGGAATCAGCATAATCGCTGCGATTATCCTATTACACTTTGTTACATATATTGCCGTGTTAATTCCAGATACACAATTACAAACACATGTTGCAGAAACACAAATGGGTTATTGGTTTGTAATGAAAGTACCATTTTTATCACAAATGACATTGCATTTATAA
- the uvrC gene encoding excinuclease ABC subunit UvrC, with translation MKDVRSRIKQKLSVLPTEPGCYLMKDRQDQVIYVGKAKRLRNRVRSYFTGSHDTKTTRLVSEIVDFEYIVTSSETESLLLELNLIKKYQPRYNILLKDGKTYPFIKITKERHPKLIVTRTVRKGSGKYFGPYPNAYSAHETKKLLDRIYPFRKCDKMPNRLCLYYHIGQCLGPCVYPVANEEYERMSREISDFLNGEDKTILKHLETRMLEASEQMAFEQAKEYRDLIQHVQNLTNKQKVISTDQTIRDVFGYSVDKGWMCIQVFFVRQGNLIEREATMFPLQQTPEEEFYTFIGQFYQVNQHFLPKEVHVPKGLDIDMIQSVVDTTILTPQRGQKKQLVDLANKNARISLENKFELIARDESRTIHAIDELGEAMGIQTPIRIEAFDNSNIQGVDPVSAMITFVDGKPDKKGYRKYKVKTVEGPDDYKTMREVVRRRYTRVLSEGLPLPDLIIVDGGKGHMSGVIDVLENELGLDIPVAGLAKNDKHQTAELLYGKEANVIPLKKNSQAFYLLHRIQDEVHRFAITFHRQTRRKTGLQSVLDEVEGIGPKRKANLLQKFGSIKKMREATVEEIQAAGLPKQAANNVYQALHESS, from the coding sequence TTGAAAGATGTTAGATCAAGGATTAAACAGAAATTAAGTGTTTTACCGACCGAACCAGGTTGTTATTTGATGAAAGACCGTCAAGATCAAGTTATCTATGTCGGTAAGGCAAAGCGACTACGAAATCGTGTGAGATCTTATTTTACCGGCTCACATGATACGAAGACGACTCGACTCGTCAGCGAGATTGTAGACTTTGAATATATCGTTACATCAAGTGAGACGGAGTCTTTATTGTTAGAACTAAATTTAATAAAAAAATATCAACCGAGATACAATATTTTATTAAAAGATGGCAAAACGTATCCGTTTATCAAAATAACGAAAGAACGTCATCCGAAATTGATTGTCACACGTACCGTACGCAAAGGAAGCGGTAAATATTTCGGACCATATCCCAATGCATATTCCGCACATGAAACGAAAAAGTTACTTGATCGCATTTATCCATTTCGTAAATGTGATAAAATGCCGAATCGTCTCTGTTTGTATTATCATATCGGTCAATGTCTAGGGCCGTGTGTCTATCCTGTTGCGAACGAGGAATATGAACGCATGTCTCGTGAAATCTCAGACTTTCTAAATGGTGAAGATAAAACAATCTTGAAACATTTGGAAACACGTATGTTAGAAGCAAGTGAACAGATGGCATTTGAACAAGCGAAAGAATATCGTGACTTGATTCAGCACGTTCAAAACTTGACGAACAAACAGAAGGTCATTTCGACAGATCAAACAATTCGAGATGTGTTTGGTTATAGTGTAGATAAAGGTTGGATGTGTATCCAAGTGTTCTTCGTTCGACAAGGAAATCTTATTGAACGTGAAGCAACGATGTTCCCACTACAACAAACACCGGAAGAAGAATTTTATACGTTCATCGGTCAATTCTATCAAGTGAACCAGCACTTTTTACCAAAAGAAGTACATGTGCCGAAAGGTCTGGATATTGATATGATTCAGTCGGTTGTCGATACGACGATTTTGACGCCACAGCGTGGTCAAAAGAAACAATTGGTCGATTTGGCGAATAAAAACGCTCGTATCTCATTAGAAAATAAGTTTGAACTGATTGCACGAGATGAGTCAAGAACAATCCATGCAATTGATGAACTCGGTGAAGCAATGGGCATTCAAACACCCATTCGCATTGAAGCTTTTGACAACTCGAACATTCAAGGTGTCGACCCTGTCTCAGCGATGATAACCTTTGTTGACGGTAAACCTGATAAAAAAGGTTATCGCAAATATAAGGTGAAAACGGTAGAAGGTCCTGATGATTACAAAACGATGCGTGAAGTTGTGCGTAGACGATATACACGTGTGTTGAGTGAAGGACTTCCACTACCTGATTTAATTATCGTTGATGGTGGCAAAGGTCATATGTCAGGGGTTATCGATGTGTTAGAGAATGAACTTGGATTGGATATCCCGGTAGCAGGCCTTGCCAAAAACGATAAGCACCAAACAGCAGAACTTTTATATGGTAAAGAAGCGAATGTCATCCCACTCAAAAAAAACAGCCAAGCTTTCTATTTACTGCATCGAATTCAAGATGAGGTGCATCGATTTGCGATAACATTCCACCGTCAAACGAGACGTAAAACTGGCTTACAATCTGTACTCGATGAAGTTGAAGGTATTGGACCGAAACGCAAAGCCAATCTTCTACAAAAATTCGGTTCGATTAAAAAAATGCGAGAAGCAACTGTGGAAGAAATACAAGCGGCAGGTCTACCAAAACAGGCAGCAAACAACGTATATCAAGCACTTCACGAGTCTTCATGA
- the polX gene encoding DNA polymerase/3'-5' exonuclease PolX codes for MTKKDVIRLLEEIAIYMELKGENAFKISAYRKAAQSLETDERPLDQIDDVTTLKNIGKGVGEVINTYITTQETPVLDALKEEVPNGLIPLLKIPGLGSKRIARLYKELNITDKESFQAACEEGNVSALSGFGKKTEEKYLAAVKELGAKKDRYPIDQMIGLNQLITDYLSQIPEIERFEVAGSFRRMKEMSKDLDYIISTENPLKVQEQLLAIPQLVEKVAVGETKVSVTLSYDDETIGVDFRMIEPAAFYHTLQHFTGSKDHNIRIRQLAKARDEKVSEYGIEQADGSLLQLDSEEAIYEHFNTPWIMPSIREDGSEFDKDLTGIIQMEDIRGDIHMHTTASDGAFGLREMIEANIAKGYDYMCITDHSQSLRVANGLSVERLLKQNEEIRALNAEYDEIDIYSGIEMDILPDGSLDYEDDVLSQLDYVIAAIHQSFNQSEAEIMKRMETACRNPYVRHIAHPTGRIIGKRKGYEPNIDELIALCRETGTVLEINANPKRLDLSADVLRQHPDLMVTINTDAHHINHLNFMKYGVATAQKGWVKREHVLNAMTRESFKAFVTQPKQGN; via the coding sequence TTGACGAAAAAAGATGTTATACGGTTATTAGAAGAAATTGCGATATATATGGAATTAAAAGGGGAAAATGCATTCAAAATTTCGGCATATAGAAAAGCAGCACAAAGTTTAGAAACGGATGAGCGTCCACTTGATCAAATTGATGATGTGACGACGTTAAAGAATATCGGCAAAGGTGTCGGTGAAGTGATTAATACGTACATTACAACACAGGAAACGCCTGTATTGGATGCGTTGAAAGAAGAAGTCCCGAATGGTCTTATTCCTTTGTTGAAAATCCCTGGACTTGGTAGTAAGCGAATTGCTCGTCTATATAAAGAATTGAATATTACAGATAAGGAATCATTCCAAGCTGCTTGTGAAGAAGGTAACGTGTCAGCTTTAAGTGGTTTCGGTAAAAAGACTGAAGAAAAGTATTTAGCAGCAGTGAAGGAATTAGGTGCTAAGAAAGACCGCTATCCAATCGATCAGATGATTGGTTTGAACCAGTTGATTACAGATTATTTGAGTCAGATTCCAGAAATTGAGCGCTTTGAAGTAGCAGGAAGCTTCCGTCGAATGAAAGAAATGAGTAAAGACTTAGATTATATAATTAGTACGGAAAATCCTTTAAAAGTACAAGAACAACTATTGGCGATACCACAATTGGTTGAAAAAGTAGCGGTAGGTGAAACGAAAGTATCAGTAACACTATCTTATGATGATGAAACAATCGGTGTAGACTTCCGTATGATTGAACCTGCCGCTTTTTACCATACACTTCAGCATTTTACAGGTTCTAAAGACCATAATATTCGCATTCGTCAACTTGCCAAAGCACGTGATGAAAAAGTCAGTGAGTATGGTATCGAACAAGCAGATGGTTCTTTATTGCAATTAGACAGTGAAGAAGCAATCTATGAACATTTCAATACACCGTGGATTATGCCAAGTATACGAGAAGACGGTTCTGAGTTTGATAAAGATTTGACAGGGATCATTCAGATGGAAGATATACGTGGAGATATTCATATGCATACAACTGCAAGTGATGGCGCATTTGGTTTGCGAGAAATGATTGAAGCGAATATTGCGAAAGGTTATGACTACATGTGCATTACTGATCATTCTCAAAGTTTACGTGTGGCCAATGGTTTGTCTGTTGAACGTTTATTAAAACAAAATGAAGAAATTCGTGCGTTGAATGCAGAGTATGATGAGATTGATATTTATTCAGGTATAGAAATGGACATTTTACCAGATGGCTCATTGGATTATGAAGATGATGTGTTGTCACAACTAGACTATGTGATTGCGGCGATTCATCAAAGTTTTAATCAAAGTGAAGCAGAGATTATGAAACGTATGGAGACAGCTTGCCGAAATCCATATGTTCGACATATTGCACATCCAACAGGTAGAATTATCGGTAAGCGTAAAGGTTATGAACCGAATATCGACGAACTCATTGCGCTCTGCCGTGAAACGGGGACAGTGTTAGAAATCAATGCTAACCCGAAACGTCTAGATTTGAGTGCGGATGTGCTACGTCAACACCCAGACTTGATGGTAACAATCAATACCGATGCCCACCATATCAATCATTTAAACTTTATGAAATATGGTGTTGCAACGGCACAAAAAGGATGGGTCAAACGTGAACATGTATTGAATGCGATGACACGTGAATCATTTAAGGCATTTGTCACACAACCTAAGCAGGGTAACTAG
- the rnhC gene encoding ribonuclease HIII: MSNLVMELSTEEVIFLRGKLKAARGNYPPGMIFRSKYQGVTISIYNSKKAMFQGANNEKVAMELLGRVTPSPSKKSKNTSSHSANINYNTHSCIGSDEAGSGDYFGPLTVCACYVSKEHVEVLKALGVDDSKKLTDTKIVELAEQLVTFLPHSLLVLDNPKYNERKAMNWSQVKMKAVLHNECIKNVLQKIDAKALDYIVIDQFTPRPTYERYAIGDVPLKNKTCYETKGESKSLAIAAASIISRYAFVKHMDALSKQYRTTILKGAGPKVDVAAAKLMAKHGIDEVDSITKKDFKNREKALKILEKRYKDR; encoded by the coding sequence ATGTCAAATCTTGTAATGGAGCTATCCACAGAAGAAGTCATTTTTTTACGTGGGAAATTAAAAGCAGCTCGTGGCAACTATCCACCTGGTATGATTTTTCGTTCTAAATATCAAGGTGTAACCATTAGTATATATAATTCAAAAAAAGCGATGTTTCAAGGGGCCAATAATGAGAAAGTGGCTATGGAACTTCTAGGCAGAGTGACGCCATCACCATCTAAAAAGTCAAAAAATACATCTAGTCACAGTGCAAATATTAATTATAATACACATAGCTGTATTGGTAGTGATGAAGCAGGGAGTGGCGATTACTTTGGCCCACTCACAGTCTGCGCATGTTACGTTTCTAAAGAGCATGTCGAAGTTTTAAAAGCTTTAGGTGTAGATGATTCTAAAAAGCTTACAGACACTAAAATTGTGGAACTGGCTGAACAACTTGTGACGTTTCTCCCCCACTCATTGCTCGTATTAGATAATCCAAAATACAATGAACGCAAAGCGATGAATTGGTCGCAAGTAAAAATGAAAGCTGTTTTACATAATGAATGTATTAAAAATGTATTACAAAAAATTGATGCAAAAGCGTTAGACTATATCGTCATTGATCAATTTACACCGAGACCAACATATGAACGTTACGCAATAGGTGATGTTCCCTTGAAAAATAAAACATGTTATGAAACAAAAGGTGAATCTAAGTCCCTTGCTATTGCTGCTGCAAGTATTATTTCTCGATATGCATTTGTCAAACATATGGATGCCCTTTCCAAGCAGTATCGTACAACTATTCTAAAAGGTGCTGGCCCCAAAGTAGATGTCGCTGCCGCAAAACTCATGGCTAAACATGGTATTGATGAAGTGGACAGTATTACCAAAAAAGACTTTAAAAATCGGGAGAAGGCTTTAAAGATATTGGAAAAACGATATAAAGATAGATAG
- the trxA gene encoding thioredoxin, which yields MAIIEATDAKFDQQIEEGVKLVDFWATWCGPCKMIAPVLEDLAADYEGKADILKLDVDQNQATAAKFEVMSIPTLIVFKDGQPVDKVVGFQPKENLAQVLDKHL from the coding sequence ATGGCTATTATTGAAGCAACAGATGCAAAATTCGATCAACAAATAGAAGAAGGCGTTAAATTAGTAGATTTCTGGGCAACTTGGTGTGGACCTTGTAAAATGATTGCACCAGTATTAGAAGACTTAGCAGCAGACTACGAAGGTAAAGCAGACATCTTAAAGTTAGATGTAGACCAAAACCAAGCAACAGCTGCAAAATTTGAAGTAATGAGTATCCCAACATTAATCGTCTTCAAAGACGGTCAACCTGTTGACAAAGTTGTTGGATTCCAACCAAAAGAAAACTTAGCACAAGTTTTAGATAAACATTTATAA
- a CDS encoding endonuclease MutS2, whose product MKTKTLEILEFNKVKETIEQEAVSDLGRAKVQALVPATDFDTVTFQMDEMDEVGQIYNQYRIPSLSGLSSVSAYVKRAQIGGTLNVLELNAIKRLIQVQNQFKTFYNQLVEDEEGVHYEILDGQMQRLPILTPLYQSIHQTCDTHDLFDSASTELQSIRSRISKTNQRVKAQLDRIVKSTGNQKKLSDAIVTVRNERHVIPVKAEYRQDFNGIVHDQSASGQTLYIEPSSVVELNNQVSRLRSEEATEINRILMALTAEVAVEAEGCFVAEEIMGHLDFLIAKARYAAKIKGTKPTFSETRKVYLPKAFHPLLDRETVVANTIEFEDNIQTVIITGPNTGGKTVTLKTLGLIIVMAQSGLLIPTLDGSQLSVFDNVFCDIGDEQSIEQSLSTFSSHMKTIVGILEEANANSLILFDELGAGTDPSEGAALAMSILDHVQSLGSLVMATTHYPELKAYSYNREGVMNASVEFNVDTLSPTYKLLMGVPGRSNAFEISKRLGLGLKIINHAKTMIGQDEQEINEMIASLEHNAKRVDDQRIEWERLVREAETIHRDLTQQYEKYQNFESRLMEEAKEKANQHVKAATQEADDIVKSLRDMRDQKGAEVKEHELIDKKKQLESQYEAKSIKQDVKKQRWDEIKAGDEVKVLSYGQKGEVLELLDDDEAVVQMGIIKMKLPLKDLEKKEKTKQQPSKMVTRTNRSTVKMELDLRGYRYDEAMVALDQYLDQAVLSNYEDVYIIHGKGTGALQKGVQQHLKRHKSVADFRMGMPSEGGFGVTVATLR is encoded by the coding sequence ATGAAAACAAAAACTTTAGAGATATTAGAGTTTAATAAAGTGAAAGAAACAATCGAACAAGAAGCGGTCAGTGATCTTGGACGAGCAAAAGTTCAGGCACTTGTGCCGGCGACTGATTTTGATACAGTCACGTTTCAAATGGATGAAATGGATGAAGTAGGACAAATATACAATCAATATCGCATACCGAGTTTGAGTGGCTTATCTAGTGTTTCGGCCTATGTGAAGCGTGCACAAATTGGTGGTACGTTAAATGTGCTTGAACTGAATGCAATTAAGCGATTGATTCAAGTGCAAAATCAATTTAAGACGTTTTATAATCAACTTGTAGAAGATGAAGAAGGTGTTCATTACGAGATTTTAGATGGGCAAATGCAGAGACTTCCGATTTTGACACCGCTTTATCAGTCGATTCATCAGACGTGTGATACACATGATCTCTTTGATTCAGCGAGTACAGAACTTCAATCAATTCGCAGTCGTATTTCGAAGACGAATCAACGTGTGAAAGCACAGTTGGACCGCATTGTTAAGTCGACAGGGAACCAGAAGAAACTGTCTGATGCGATAGTAACGGTGAGAAATGAACGACATGTCATTCCAGTAAAAGCAGAATATCGACAGGATTTTAATGGGATTGTCCATGATCAATCTGCATCTGGTCAAACACTGTATATTGAACCGTCGTCGGTAGTAGAATTAAACAACCAAGTGTCTCGCTTGCGCAGTGAAGAAGCAACGGAAATCAATCGTATTTTGATGGCGTTGACTGCTGAAGTAGCAGTGGAAGCAGAAGGATGTTTCGTTGCAGAAGAGATTATGGGACATCTAGATTTCTTAATTGCGAAAGCGCGTTACGCTGCGAAAATTAAAGGAACGAAACCAACTTTCTCAGAAACACGCAAAGTGTATTTACCGAAAGCATTCCACCCGTTATTAGATAGAGAAACGGTTGTCGCCAATACGATTGAATTTGAAGATAATATTCAAACAGTCATTATTACGGGACCGAACACGGGTGGTAAAACGGTGACCTTAAAAACACTTGGCTTGATTATTGTAATGGCACAGTCAGGTTTGTTAATTCCAACATTGGATGGCAGTCAACTGAGTGTATTTGATAATGTCTTCTGCGATATTGGTGATGAACAATCGATTGAGCAATCATTATCGACGTTCTCTTCTCATATGAAGACAATTGTGGGTATTTTGGAAGAAGCCAATGCGAATAGTCTGATATTATTTGATGAGTTAGGTGCGGGCACAGACCCTAGTGAGGGTGCTGCATTAGCAATGAGTATTTTAGACCATGTCCAATCGCTTGGTTCATTAGTGATGGCAACAACACACTATCCAGAGTTAAAAGCATATAGTTACAATCGTGAAGGTGTGATGAATGCAAGTGTTGAATTTAACGTAGACACTTTGAGCCCTACCTATAAGTTGTTAATGGGTGTGCCAGGACGTTCAAATGCTTTTGAGATTTCAAAACGCTTAGGACTTGGTTTGAAAATCATTAATCATGCGAAGACGATGATTGGGCAAGATGAACAAGAAATTAATGAAATGATTGCTTCGTTAGAACACAATGCAAAACGAGTAGATGATCAGCGTATTGAATGGGAACGCCTCGTGCGTGAAGCAGAAACAATTCATCGTGATTTAACACAACAATACGAGAAGTATCAAAACTTTGAGTCTCGTTTAATGGAAGAAGCGAAGGAAAAGGCAAATCAGCATGTGAAAGCAGCAACACAAGAAGCGGATGATATTGTGAAGTCGTTACGGGACATGCGTGATCAAAAAGGTGCCGAAGTTAAAGAGCATGAGTTAATTGATAAGAAGAAACAACTCGAAAGTCAATATGAAGCGAAGTCAATCAAACAGGACGTGAAGAAGCAGCGTTGGGATGAGATTAAAGCGGGAGATGAAGTGAAGGTCTTATCATATGGCCAGAAAGGTGAAGTATTAGAACTACTTGATGACGATGAAGCAGTTGTCCAAATGGGTATTATCAAGATGAAGTTACCATTGAAAGACTTGGAGAAGAAAGAAAAGACGAAACAACAACCGAGCAAGATGGTGACACGTACGAATCGCTCAACGGTAAAAATGGAATTAGATCTACGTGGCTATCGATATGATGAAGCGATGGTCGCACTCGATCAATATTTGGATCAAGCTGTACTGAGTAATTATGAAGATGTCTATATTATTCACGGTAAAGGAACAGGCGCATTGCAAAAAGGTGTACAACAACATCTCAAACGTCATAAGAGTGTCGCTGACTTCCGCATGGGCATGCCTAGTGAAGGCGGATTCGGTGTGACGGTAGCAACATTACGCTAA